From the genome of Ancylothrix sp. D3o, one region includes:
- a CDS encoding DUF928 domain-containing protein, with the protein MKPFFHPIKLTCALIFALVSFSSSPVLSEKDKDDPGGDDGRPTQQGGAGKRGTCVIAQNKHNVTVTALVPTPKIYGGTGKQHTTLWLYVDYDSNQPHSNLEAELTIVNNSKNDSIFLEPTIIKLPDTSGFTSIPLPSAKTSLLFEKNIWYNWTLDIICDSQEPAKNIKLQGWVKSVDSSSRPNYQDEKYWYDTIDELIKSRCNNSNPANKPEWDSLLTANKLESLIEKPMTCK; encoded by the coding sequence ATGAAACCATTTTTTCATCCTATCAAATTAACCTGCGCTCTGATTTTTGCTTTGGTTAGCTTTTCCAGTTCTCCTGTTCTTTCCGAAAAAGATAAGGATGATCCAGGCGGTGATGATGGCCGACCTACGCAGCAAGGAGGAGCAGGAAAACGTGGCACTTGTGTCATCGCTCAAAATAAACACAATGTGACGGTGACTGCATTAGTACCGACTCCAAAGATTTATGGCGGAACCGGGAAACAACATACAACCTTGTGGCTTTATGTTGACTATGATTCAAATCAACCTCATTCCAATCTGGAAGCTGAACTGACGATTGTAAATAATAGTAAAAATGACAGTATTTTTTTAGAACCTACTATCATAAAATTACCTGATACATCTGGTTTTACTTCTATTCCTCTACCCTCAGCTAAAACTTCTCTTCTTTTTGAAAAAAACATTTGGTATAACTGGACTCTTGACATTATTTGTGATTCCCAAGAACCAGCCAAAAATATAAAACTTCAGGGGTGGGTTAAATCAGTCGATAGCAGTTCCCGTCCTAATTACCAAGATGAAAAATATTGGTATGATACAATCGATGAACTGATAAAAAGCCGGTGTAATAATAGTAATCCAGCAAATAAACCAGAGTGGGACTCGTTATTAACTGCTAACAAGTTAGAATCTTTGATTGAAAAACCAATGACTTGCAAATAA
- a CDS encoding CHASE2 domain-containing protein produces the protein MAKLVKLSLECRPDMSYQVQLVEIKEEGKNEATLVEGITGSLPAVTHLYEQYKIWREQYRQLGSVFQKLPGTQSENCPEKNREVDVFYRELRFRKEVINDKPVSLESCQKLALEIKTAINEWLDAPTFRKVEEVMRTNLSRVEEIRILVKTGDVSLWKLPWCEWDFFEDYPFAEVVFSPAEFGEFERPVITTPHKNVRILALCGDRTGIDYRKDQEDLKRLSLVGAEPAIIEEPSLQKVRELLWDKQWDILFFAGHSSSNGSLKTGDLYINSTEKLTPEEFKNSLKNARDKGLKIVLLNSCDGLGLAGQLVSELKIPLVIAMRERVPNIVAQKFLEYFLLEYAYRNKPLYVAVRKARERISEEFQKLFPCVDWLPVVFQNGGIQAPKWKDLHRKVSGKQAVLGGLAGGFLIVLMRLLGMLQPVELGAFDHFMRARPEETKDDRILVVTVSEADIQYQKDLYPDRQDSLSDQALSEVLTKVAEYEPIAVGLDFYRDRNLPPNLIKSINKLPKFVAICKWGHNLENPSIYPPYNLQKNSTVGFANIPLDENGFVRRQLLRMADDDICDTPMSFNIRMAMRYLENTKDNPSIKRESPNEIRIGQTSFRKLEADTGGYQLPNGQADGFQIMLNYRNADFEKISLREILQGRGDAKLRKFKNAIILIGSEIDNEDQHYTPYNKKMAGVILHAHMTSQIISAVLDNRPLLSSWSEWIERFWIIIWGLVGGLIVWKTSSPTQLIIATGSALTSLYGICFIFFLQAVWVPLVPSALALIFTGTALLIYGNPETQKQINNKLGKLLK, from the coding sequence ATGGCCAAATTGGTTAAGTTATCGTTGGAATGCCGGCCTGATATGAGCTATCAGGTGCAGTTGGTAGAAATTAAAGAAGAGGGGAAAAATGAGGCAACTTTAGTGGAGGGTATTACGGGAAGTTTGCCGGCAGTTACGCATCTTTATGAGCAATATAAAATATGGCGAGAACAATATCGGCAATTAGGTTCTGTTTTTCAGAAATTACCAGGGACGCAGAGTGAAAATTGCCCGGAGAAAAATCGAGAAGTAGATGTTTTTTACCGGGAGTTAAGGTTTCGTAAGGAGGTGATAAACGATAAGCCGGTTTCTTTGGAAAGTTGCCAAAAGTTAGCTTTGGAAATTAAAACGGCTATTAATGAATGGTTGGATGCGCCAACTTTTCGCAAGGTTGAAGAGGTAATGAGGACGAATTTAAGCCGAGTTGAGGAAATTCGGATTTTGGTTAAAACGGGGGATGTAAGTTTATGGAAATTGCCCTGGTGTGAGTGGGATTTTTTTGAGGATTATCCGTTTGCGGAGGTGGTTTTTAGTCCGGCGGAGTTTGGGGAATTTGAAAGGCCGGTGATTACAACTCCTCATAAAAATGTTAGGATTTTAGCGTTATGTGGCGACCGCACCGGCATTGATTACCGCAAAGATCAGGAAGATTTAAAGCGGTTATCTTTGGTGGGTGCAGAACCGGCAATTATTGAAGAACCAAGTTTGCAAAAAGTCCGTGAGCTTTTGTGGGATAAACAGTGGGATATTTTATTTTTTGCCGGTCACAGTTCGAGTAATGGTAGTTTAAAGACGGGTGATTTATATATTAATTCTACGGAAAAGTTGACTCCAGAGGAGTTTAAAAATAGTTTAAAGAATGCCAGAGATAAGGGTTTAAAGATTGTTTTGTTGAATTCTTGTGATGGGTTGGGATTGGCCGGCCAGCTTGTGAGTGAGTTAAAAATTCCGCTGGTAATTGCGATGCGGGAACGAGTCCCGAATATTGTTGCACAGAAGTTTTTGGAGTATTTTTTGTTGGAGTATGCGTATAGAAATAAGCCTTTGTATGTGGCGGTACGGAAGGCGCGGGAAAGAATTTCTGAGGAGTTTCAGAAGTTATTTCCCTGTGTTGATTGGTTGCCGGTGGTTTTTCAAAATGGGGGTATTCAAGCGCCGAAATGGAAAGATTTACATCGGAAGGTTTCGGGGAAGCAAGCAGTTTTGGGGGGGTTGGCCGGTGGTTTTTTGATTGTTTTGATGCGGCTTTTGGGGATGTTGCAGCCGGTGGAGTTAGGTGCTTTTGATCATTTTATGCGGGCGAGGCCGGAGGAGACTAAAGATGATAGAATTTTGGTGGTTACGGTGAGTGAAGCTGATATCCAGTATCAAAAAGATCTCTATCCAGATCGCCAAGATTCTCTGTCAGATCAAGCTCTAAGTGAAGTTTTAACGAAAGTTGCCGAATATGAACCTATCGCTGTTGGTTTAGATTTTTATCGGGATAGAAATTTGCCTCCTAATTTAATTAAAAGTATTAATAAACTTCCGAAATTTGTTGCGATTTGTAAATGGGGTCATAATTTAGAAAACCCCTCTATTTATCCTCCTTATAATCTTCAGAAAAATAGCACAGTAGGCTTTGCTAATATTCCTTTAGATGAAAATGGCTTTGTTCGTCGTCAACTTCTAAGAATGGCCGATGATGATATTTGTGACACTCCTATGTCTTTCAATATTCGTATGGCTATGCGCTATTTAGAAAACACAAAAGATAATCCGAGTATCAAACGGGAGTCTCCCAATGAAATAAGAATAGGTCAAACTTCCTTTCGCAAATTAGAAGCAGATACGGGGGGATATCAATTGCCGAATGGTCAAGCAGATGGATTTCAAATTATGCTCAATTATCGGAATGCGGATTTTGAAAAAATTTCTCTCAGGGAAATTTTACAAGGCAGAGGAGATGCAAAACTCCGTAAATTTAAAAATGCCATTATTTTAATTGGTTCGGAAATAGATAATGAAGATCAGCATTACACACCTTATAATAAAAAAATGGCGGGGGTTATTCTTCACGCACACATGACAAGTCAGATTATTAGTGCTGTTTTAGATAACCGTCCTCTCCTTAGTTCTTGGTCTGAATGGATAGAGCGTTTTTGGATTATAATTTGGGGTTTAGTGGGAGGTTTAATTGTTTGGAAAACTAGCTCTCCTACACAGTTAATAATAGCCACTGGCAGCGCTCTCACAAGCCTGTATGGAATTTGTTTTATTTTTTTCCTTCAGGCTGTATGGGTGCCGTTGGTTCCATCTGCACTCGCTTTGATATTCACCGGCACTGCTTTACTGATTTATGGCAATCCTGAAACTCAAAAACAAATCAACAATAAACTAGGAAAATTACTCAAATGA
- a CDS encoding DUF1822 family protein, which yields MEAANMTFGLTQLTAIYPAQTWLEFSPEQRENAWQQAQNNPHSNGGRWRAFLNILCLNIFQNWLKDDPDFEEVVLMLPSAENLASIWEVVNGTAMRVGETRLVIIPTDESNLKEFLIPQEWVDIPSWAGDYYLPVQVNLDEGWLRVWGYTSYEQVRGGSYDLTDRTYAVEREDLIEDLALMWVAMDLSATAKPQVKNLPVLYAAQAQSLLKNLGKDTLYFTRLAIAFEQWGALLENDEYRKQLYERRVRNLPALSEWFETQGKELMAALKGCGWQLYQEVFNRPEFAFRAGKRQFFKCIELENEFDKMSMDLVIELERDSDETIWILPKLQTTNNEGYLPENMELIVFDEAGKALVKREAGQAEKCLSLPEFGDFAGTKFAIQVVWGESCISEYFVI from the coding sequence ATGGAGGCTGCTAATATGACTTTTGGTTTAACGCAATTAACGGCAATTTATCCCGCTCAAACATGGTTAGAGTTTTCGCCGGAACAACGCGAAAATGCGTGGCAACAAGCTCAAAATAATCCTCATTCAAATGGGGGCCGGTGGCGGGCTTTTTTAAATATTCTGTGCTTGAATATTTTCCAAAACTGGCTGAAGGATGACCCGGATTTTGAGGAAGTCGTTTTAATGCTTCCAAGTGCCGAAAATTTAGCGAGTATTTGGGAGGTGGTGAATGGTACGGCAATGAGGGTGGGTGAGACTCGACTGGTGATAATTCCGACTGATGAAAGCAATCTTAAAGAGTTTTTGATTCCGCAAGAATGGGTGGATATTCCATCTTGGGCGGGAGATTATTATTTGCCAGTTCAGGTTAATTTAGATGAGGGTTGGTTGCGGGTTTGGGGTTATACGAGTTATGAGCAGGTGCGTGGAGGAAGTTACGATTTGACAGATAGAACTTATGCTGTGGAAAGGGAGGATTTAATTGAAGATTTGGCTCTGATGTGGGTGGCGATGGATTTATCTGCAACTGCAAAACCGCAGGTTAAAAATCTGCCTGTTTTGTATGCAGCGCAGGCGCAAAGTTTGCTGAAAAATTTGGGTAAAGATACCCTTTATTTTACGCGATTAGCGATAGCTTTTGAGCAGTGGGGGGCGTTGTTAGAAAATGATGAGTACCGTAAGCAATTGTATGAGCGTAGGGTGCGAAATTTACCTGCTCTAAGTGAGTGGTTTGAGACTCAGGGAAAAGAGTTGATGGCTGCTTTGAAGGGGTGCGGTTGGCAGTTATATCAAGAAGTTTTTAACCGGCCTGAATTTGCTTTTCGGGCTGGCAAACGTCAGTTTTTTAAGTGCATTGAGTTGGAGAATGAATTTGATAAGATGTCTATGGATCTTGTGATTGAATTAGAGCGAGATAGTGACGAAACTATCTGGATTTTGCCAAAATTACAAACAACAAACAATGAAGGCTATTTGCCTGAAAATATGGAGTTAATAGTTTTTGATGAAGCAGGAAAGGCTTTAGTTAAAAGGGAGGCCGGTCAAGCTGAAAAGTGTCTTTCCCTTCCCGAATTTGGAGATTTTGCGGGAACAAAATTTGCAATTCAGGTGGTGTGGGGTGAAAGCTGCATCAGCGAATATTTTGTGATTTAA